A portion of the bacterium genome contains these proteins:
- a CDS encoding cyclase family protein: protein MRRVLDISVPNGPGQHVYPGDPEPRIDAVRRLASGDVCNLSLLTMGSHTGTHVDAPFHFLADGPRLGEVPLDRMVGECLVADLRGRAAIDAAALRDVSLRDGDILLCLTDNSAKWAAPSFQTDFTYLMRDAADVLVQRGVKAVGMDYLSIEAFGTSEFVVHQTLLGAGVFVIEGLDLRQVAPGRRYTLVCLPLKFPELDGAPARAILLDE from the coding sequence ATGCGGCGGGTCCTCGACATCTCGGTGCCGAACGGCCCGGGCCAGCACGTCTATCCCGGCGATCCGGAGCCGCGCATCGACGCCGTGCGGCGGCTCGCCAGCGGCGACGTCTGCAACCTGTCGCTGCTCACGATGGGCAGCCACACCGGTACGCACGTCGACGCGCCGTTCCACTTCCTCGCCGACGGCCCGCGCCTCGGCGAGGTGCCGCTGGACCGCATGGTCGGCGAATGTCTCGTCGCCGACCTGCGCGGCCGCGCCGCGATCGACGCCGCGGCGCTGCGCGACGTGTCCCTGCGCGACGGCGACATCCTGCTCTGCCTCACCGACAACTCGGCGAAGTGGGCGGCGCCGTCGTTCCAGACCGACTTCACCTATCTCATGCGCGACGCGGCCGACGTCCTGGTCCAGCGCGGGGTGAAGGCGGTCGGCATGGACTACCTGTCGATCGAGGCGTTCGGGACGTCGGAGTTCGTCGTCCATCAGACGCTGCTCGGCGCCGGCGTCTTCGTGATCGAGGGCCTCGATCTGCGCCAGGTGGCGCCGGGGCGGCGCTACACGCTCGTCTGTCTGCCGCTCAAGTTTCCCGAGCTGGATGGGGCGCCGGCACGCGCCATCCTGCTGGACGAGTGA
- a CDS encoding sulfatase gives MLGAAGGLGLGILAAILRTDGFGLALAGIGAGLGFVVGRFRVIRDVFLEQLPGGPMTLVVQLAALLATFVVGVLVWRALRGADARRGLLTRPVPAAILVAVIALGWSLATRAMPGPPQPEPAQRAAAPANAPNVILLMVDTLRADRLGSYGYAKARTPHLDSLATDGVRAARSFAQASWTRPSVATIFTGLYPSSHGAIHKADILPDRVETIAEALTKGGYWAAGFPNNINVTAAFNFQQGFDEFHYLAPDLFFWADEPAAKLTIYNGLRLVRERFFARQVIVYNYYQPAQVVVDRAIEWLGGPNAKKGPFFLYLHFMDPHDPYFVHPYDGEGYARVANPNPPADVAQKYSDLYDGEIAYLDGQVGRLIDDLKQRGLYDDTLIVLTADHGEEFHEHGGWWHGTTLYDEQTHVPLVMKPAAGGARGSVIDELATSLDIAPTMLASAGLPIPPVMQGHALPLNGAAAPARENVFSEEDLEGNSLQAIRSKTTKLITANKGNPRGLRETELYDVATDPGEQKDLAEAEPVEVEKMRAALGKAYLVASEHKGAGGQVDVDAATKERLRALGYLD, from the coding sequence TTGCTCGGGGCCGCGGGCGGCCTCGGGCTCGGCATTCTCGCCGCGATCCTGCGCACGGACGGCTTCGGCCTCGCGCTGGCCGGGATCGGGGCGGGGCTGGGATTCGTCGTGGGTCGCTTCCGCGTCATCCGCGACGTCTTCCTCGAGCAGCTTCCGGGCGGGCCCATGACGCTCGTCGTGCAGCTCGCGGCGCTGCTCGCGACCTTCGTCGTCGGCGTTCTCGTGTGGCGCGCGTTGCGCGGCGCCGACGCGCGACGCGGGTTGCTGACGCGCCCCGTGCCGGCGGCGATCCTCGTCGCCGTGATCGCCCTCGGCTGGTCGCTCGCGACCCGCGCCATGCCGGGCCCACCGCAGCCCGAGCCCGCGCAGCGTGCGGCCGCCCCGGCCAACGCGCCGAACGTGATCCTGCTGATGGTCGACACGCTGCGCGCCGACCGTCTCGGCTCCTACGGCTACGCCAAGGCGAGGACGCCGCACCTCGACAGCCTCGCGACGGACGGCGTGCGCGCCGCACGCAGCTTCGCACAGGCGTCGTGGACGCGGCCCTCGGTCGCGACCATCTTCACCGGGCTCTACCCGTCGTCGCACGGCGCCATCCACAAGGCCGACATCCTGCCCGACCGCGTCGAGACGATCGCCGAGGCGCTCACCAAGGGCGGCTACTGGGCCGCGGGCTTCCCGAACAACATCAACGTCACCGCCGCCTTCAACTTCCAGCAGGGCTTCGACGAGTTCCACTACCTGGCGCCCGACCTCTTCTTCTGGGCCGACGAGCCGGCGGCGAAGCTGACGATCTACAACGGCCTGCGTCTCGTTCGCGAGCGTTTCTTCGCGCGCCAGGTCATCGTCTACAACTACTACCAACCCGCGCAGGTGGTGGTGGATCGCGCCATCGAGTGGCTCGGCGGCCCGAACGCGAAGAAGGGCCCGTTCTTCCTCTATCTGCACTTCATGGATCCGCACGATCCGTACTTCGTGCACCCGTACGACGGCGAGGGCTATGCGCGCGTAGCCAACCCGAACCCGCCGGCGGACGTCGCCCAGAAGTACAGCGACCTCTACGACGGCGAGATCGCCTATCTCGACGGCCAGGTCGGCCGCCTCATCGACGACCTCAAGCAGCGCGGCCTCTACGACGACACGCTCATCGTGCTCACCGCCGACCACGGCGAGGAGTTCCACGAGCACGGCGGCTGGTGGCACGGCACCACGCTCTACGACGAGCAGACGCACGTGCCGCTCGTCATGAAGCCCGCTGCCGGCGGCGCGCGCGGCAGCGTCATCGACGAGCTCGCGACCAGCCTCGACATCGCGCCGACCATGCTCGCGAGCGCCGGCCTGCCGATCCCGCCCGTGATGCAGGGCCATGCGCTGCCGCTCAACGGCGCCGCGGCGCCGGCGCGCGAGAACGTCTTCTCCGAGGAGGACCTCGAGGGCAACTCGCTGCAGGCGATTCGCTCGAAGACGACGAAGCTCATCACCGCCAACAAGGGCAACCCGCGCGGACTCAGAGAGACGGAGCTGTACGACGTCGCCACCGACCCCGGCGAGCAGAAGGACCTCGCGGAGGCCGAGCCGGTCGAGGTCGAGAAGATGCGCGCCGCCCTGGGCAAGGCCTATCTCGTCGCGTCCGAGCACAAGGGCGCGGGCGGGCAGGTCGACGTCGACGCCGCCACCAAGGAGCGGCTGCGCGCGCTCGGCTACCTCGACTGA
- a CDS encoding four-carbon acid sugar kinase family protein, whose amino-acid sequence MDALRVLADDLTGACDVGAELLPWRGGVAVVWAGEGGGTPPPQALAVRNTQSRTLAPALAAARVHAALAPAGGFGGIVLKKIDTGLRGVLGAELDAAMDALGAGEAFVLPAIPEVGRTTEGGRQMIAGVPVHETPFARDPQNPIHDASVCAVLAATSRRAAAVLDLAAVRAPEGPAAAIAGLRADGAVVIVCDAQTEGDLERTVRVLLGRPRPLLLAGSIGLARALRRVLGQEPVGQPRATGPAPAGAGVLCVMGSAHPTAHAQVAWRSSAASCARSRCPPARPSRPATAPRGWCATGMRSHWSRPWCARRRATASSL is encoded by the coding sequence ATGGACGCGCTCCGCGTCCTCGCCGACGACCTGACCGGCGCCTGCGACGTCGGCGCCGAGCTGCTGCCCTGGCGCGGTGGCGTGGCCGTCGTCTGGGCCGGGGAGGGCGGCGGGACCCCGCCGCCGCAGGCGCTCGCGGTGCGCAACACGCAGAGCCGCACGCTCGCCCCCGCGCTCGCGGCGGCACGCGTGCACGCCGCGCTGGCGCCCGCCGGCGGCTTCGGCGGCATCGTCCTCAAGAAGATCGACACCGGCCTGCGCGGCGTGCTCGGTGCCGAGCTGGACGCGGCGATGGACGCGCTCGGTGCGGGGGAGGCGTTCGTGCTGCCGGCCATCCCGGAGGTCGGTCGCACCACCGAGGGCGGCCGACAGATGATCGCGGGCGTGCCCGTGCACGAGACGCCCTTTGCGCGCGACCCACAGAACCCGATCCACGACGCGAGCGTCTGCGCGGTCCTCGCCGCGACCAGCCGGCGAGCAGCGGCGGTCCTGGACCTCGCGGCGGTGCGTGCGCCCGAAGGCCCGGCGGCGGCGATCGCAGGGCTGCGTGCGGACGGCGCGGTAGTGATCGTCTGCGACGCCCAGACCGAGGGCGACCTCGAGCGTACGGTGCGCGTCCTGCTCGGGCGGCCGCGCCCGCTGCTGCTGGCCGGCTCCATCGGGCTCGCCCGGGCGCTGCGCCGGGTGCTCGGCCAGGAGCCCGTCGGCCAGCCGCGTGCGACCGGCCCCGCCCCCGCCGGCGCCGGCGTGCTCTGCGTCATGGGCAGCGCGCATCCGACCGCGCACGCTCAGGTGGCCTGGCGGTCGAGCGCGGCGTCCTGCGCACGCTCGCGGTGTCCGCCGGCGCGGCCGAGCAGGCCGGCGACGGCGCCGCGCGGCTGGTGCGCGACGGGCATGCGGTCGCACTGGTCCCGCCCGTGGTGCGCGCGCCGACGAGCGACGGCGTCCTCGCTATGA
- the pdxA gene encoding 4-hydroxythreonine-4-phosphate dehydrogenase PdxA encodes MTYRPRIAITMGDAAGIGPEITVKSLADPRATEWCIPLVLGDAAVMEKAMDAVGVRLPIRRIQTPAEAVGTPGTVEIIDSACIDMATHAWGRIVSAYGDAAVAWTKAAGHMAASGEIDGLVSAPLNKEAMHVAGHNYEGQTEILGELTQSKPAMVMVIDKMRLMLFTNHMALRAVCDYVTRDRMLARIRLADAALRDMGIAKPKIAVAGLNPHAGENGLFGREELDQIIPAIEAARAEGIDAQGPFPADTVFLKARDGVYDMTIALYHDQGLMAVKLVGFGRVVTLLIGLPLIRTSTGHGTAFDIAGRNIADHVNLLEAIRVAAEVARGKQGHTDRGLAAAFGRAA; translated from the coding sequence ATGACGTATCGACCCCGCATCGCGATCACCATGGGCGACGCCGCCGGCATCGGCCCCGAGATCACCGTGAAGTCGCTCGCCGACCCGCGCGCGACCGAGTGGTGCATCCCCCTCGTCCTCGGCGACGCCGCCGTGATGGAGAAGGCGATGGACGCCGTCGGCGTGCGTCTGCCGATCCGTCGCATCCAGACGCCCGCCGAGGCCGTGGGCACACCCGGCACGGTGGAGATCATCGACTCGGCCTGCATCGACATGGCGACGCACGCGTGGGGCAGGATCGTGTCGGCCTACGGCGACGCCGCCGTGGCGTGGACGAAGGCCGCCGGGCACATGGCCGCCTCGGGCGAGATCGACGGCCTCGTCTCCGCCCCGCTCAACAAGGAGGCGATGCACGTCGCCGGCCACAACTACGAGGGCCAGACCGAGATCCTCGGCGAGCTCACGCAGAGCAAGCCGGCGATGGTCATGGTCATCGACAAGATGCGGCTCATGCTCTTCACGAACCACATGGCGCTGCGTGCCGTGTGCGACTACGTGACCAGGGACCGCATGCTGGCGCGCATCCGTCTCGCCGACGCGGCGCTGCGCGACATGGGCATCGCGAAGCCGAAGATCGCGGTCGCGGGGCTGAACCCGCATGCCGGCGAGAACGGCCTCTTCGGCCGCGAGGAGCTCGACCAGATCATCCCCGCGATCGAGGCCGCGCGCGCCGAGGGCATCGACGCGCAGGGCCCGTTCCCGGCCGACACCGTGTTCCTGAAGGCGCGCGACGGCGTCTACGACATGACGATCGCGCTCTATCACGACCAGGGGCTCATGGCGGTGAAGCTGGTCGGCTTCGGCCGCGTGGTCACGCTGCTGATCGGGCTGCCGCTGATCCGTACCTCGACGGGGCACGGCACGGCGTTCGACATCGCGGGCCGGAACATCGCGGACCACGTGAACCTGCTGGAGGCGATCCGCGTCGCCGCCGAGGTCGCGCGCGGCAAGCAGGGGCACACGGACCGCGGGCTCGCCGCGGCGTTCGGCCGGGCGGCGTAG
- a CDS encoding glycosyltransferase — MPGSSRHRIAYVIGELGKGGAEYQLYELLRGLDRARFEPAVFALAAGGYWAGPLRELGVPVHELAARGSADAGRLLRLRRALRAFAPRLLHTVLWSGNSYGRLAATGLGIPIVLTAERNVIARPGWQIAVERVLDRLTDTYLLNCRAIADGLVERQGLAADKMCVIPNGIDLARLPRFEPARAAARAAAGFAPQRRLVAQVGRLAEQKDYPTYLRAAARLAPACADVDFLVVGEGGLREELVALATSLGIAERVHFTGLRHDVPAVLAGVDVLALTSLYEGLPNVVIEAMATGAVAVATDVGGCRELVVDGETGVLVPARQPEAVADAITALLRDPGRTERLRLAARRRIEDEFSLEAMVRRTTAVYLDHLRARGFEPGAAAA, encoded by the coding sequence ATGCCCGGATCCTCGCGCCATCGCATCGCGTACGTCATCGGCGAGCTCGGGAAGGGCGGCGCCGAGTACCAGCTCTACGAGCTGCTGCGCGGGCTCGACCGTGCCCGCTTCGAGCCCGCGGTGTTCGCGCTCGCCGCGGGCGGCTACTGGGCGGGACCGCTGCGCGAGCTCGGTGTGCCGGTCCACGAGCTCGCGGCCCGCGGCTCGGCCGACGCCGGCCGGCTCCTGCGGCTGCGCCGGGCGCTGCGCGCCTTCGCGCCGCGCCTGCTGCACACCGTGCTCTGGTCGGGGAACTCCTACGGGCGTCTCGCCGCGACCGGGCTCGGCATCCCGATCGTGCTCACCGCGGAGCGCAACGTGATCGCGCGCCCGGGCTGGCAGATCGCCGTCGAGCGCGTGCTCGATCGCCTCACCGATACGTACCTCCTCAACTGCCGGGCGATCGCCGACGGCCTCGTCGAGCGCCAGGGCCTCGCGGCCGACAAGATGTGCGTCATCCCGAACGGCATCGACCTCGCGCGCCTGCCGCGCTTCGAGCCCGCGCGCGCCGCGGCCCGCGCCGCCGCGGGCTTCGCCCCGCAGCGGCGTCTCGTGGCGCAGGTCGGACGCCTCGCCGAGCAGAAGGACTATCCCACCTACCTGCGCGCAGCGGCCCGCCTGGCGCCGGCGTGTGCCGACGTCGACTTCCTCGTCGTCGGCGAGGGCGGGCTGCGCGAGGAGCTGGTCGCGCTCGCGACGTCGCTCGGGATCGCCGAGCGCGTGCACTTCACCGGCCTGCGCCACGACGTCCCCGCGGTGCTCGCCGGCGTGGACGTCCTCGCCCTGACGTCGCTCTACGAGGGCCTGCCGAACGTCGTCATCGAGGCGATGGCGACCGGCGCCGTGGCCGTCGCGACCGACGTCGGCGGCTGCCGCGAGCTGGTCGTCGACGGAGAGACGGGGGTGCTGGTCCCTGCGCGACAGCCCGAGGCGGTGGCCGACGCGATCACCGCGCTGCTGCGCGACCCCGGGCGCACCGAGCGCCTGCGGCTCGCGGCGCGCCGGCGCATCGAGGACGAGTTCTCCCTCGAGGCCATGGTGCGACGCACGACCGCCGTCTACCTGGACCATCTGCGGGCGCGCGGCTTCGAGCCGGGCGCTGCGGCCGCCTGA
- a CDS encoding glycosyltransferase, with product MRIAYVIPAWPPLGSQPFVVNEMVEVQDAGHALVVLPLYPGEAGGVRHGTFARLRPASVLPAPLVDGATLGLALRVLVTRPWRVLRTLAGAHRAAGASPWAHVRLLAVTPKALAAAHRLRALGVEHLHAHFAMQTADTAAIAGAVAGVPFSFTAHAYDIYSTHPRWRNATLGWKLRRAARAFTVNDYARDLLRAMLPAAERARVQTVYVGIPTELFHAEPPAPDDGRLRLLCVARFQEKKGIDTLIDACAVLRERGCAFSLRVFGDGPLRPALEAQVARHALGDHVLIGQPIPQEEVAREMRACHLFVMPCRRDHNGDMDGIPTVFMEAMATGRPVVSCAVSGIPELVRDGETGVIVPPNDTLALADAIADLATAPERRAFLGRQGRALVERQHDQRRNARRVVALLVSDGSADAPAAGATRPAASSR from the coding sequence ATGCGCATCGCCTACGTCATCCCGGCCTGGCCGCCGCTCGGCTCGCAGCCGTTCGTCGTCAACGAGATGGTCGAGGTGCAGGACGCGGGCCACGCCCTCGTCGTGCTGCCCCTGTACCCGGGCGAGGCCGGCGGCGTGCGGCACGGGACGTTCGCGCGCCTGCGGCCGGCGAGCGTCCTGCCGGCGCCGCTCGTCGACGGCGCCACGCTCGGGCTCGCCCTGCGCGTGCTCGTCACGCGGCCGTGGCGCGTGCTGCGCACGCTCGCGGGCGCGCATCGTGCCGCCGGCGCCAGCCCCTGGGCGCACGTGCGCCTGCTGGCGGTGACGCCGAAAGCGCTCGCCGCGGCGCACCGATTGCGCGCGCTCGGCGTCGAGCACCTCCACGCCCACTTCGCCATGCAGACGGCCGATACGGCCGCCATCGCGGGCGCCGTCGCGGGCGTCCCGTTCTCGTTCACGGCGCACGCCTACGACATCTACTCCACGCATCCGCGCTGGCGGAACGCGACGCTCGGCTGGAAGCTGCGCCGCGCCGCGCGCGCGTTCACGGTGAACGACTATGCGCGCGATCTCCTGCGCGCGATGCTGCCGGCGGCGGAGCGCGCGCGCGTGCAGACGGTGTACGTCGGTATCCCGACCGAGCTGTTCCACGCCGAGCCGCCCGCGCCCGACGACGGCAGGCTGCGCCTGCTGTGCGTCGCGCGCTTCCAGGAGAAGAAGGGCATCGACACGCTGATCGACGCCTGCGCGGTGCTGCGGGAGCGCGGGTGCGCGTTCAGCCTGCGCGTGTTCGGCGACGGCCCGCTGCGCCCGGCGCTCGAGGCGCAGGTCGCGCGCCACGCGCTCGGCGACCACGTGCTGATCGGCCAGCCGATCCCGCAGGAGGAGGTCGCACGCGAGATGCGTGCCTGCCACCTCTTCGTCATGCCGTGCCGCCGCGACCACAACGGCGACATGGACGGCATCCCGACCGTCTTCATGGAGGCGATGGCGACGGGACGCCCGGTCGTCAGCTGCGCCGTGTCCGGCATCCCGGAGCTGGTGCGCGACGGCGAGACCGGCGTCATCGTGCCGCCGAACGACACCCTCGCGCTCGCCGACGCCATCGCCGACCTGGCGACTGCGCCCGAGCGGCGGGCCTTCCTCGGGCGGCAGGGGCGGGCGCTCGTCGAGCGGCAGCACGACCAGCGGCGCAACGCCCGCCGCGTCGTCGCCCTGCTCGTGTCCGACGGCAGCGCGGACGCCCCCGCCGCCGGCGCGACGCGGCCGGCGGCGTCGTCGCGATGA
- a CDS encoding alkaline phosphatase family protein — MAAPLLVIGLDGAGLDLVEPWAAEGRLPALRALLARGAFGPLRSTIPAATFPAWTSLLTGVNPGRHGVLDFLERVPGTYRMRFVNGSHRRVPALWNRLSAAGRRCAVLTVPATYPPEPIDGIMVSGWDTPLTTRIDASFVHPPAFHDEVRRLVGTLPFADFQEVRTGAGWHARALASLLDGVDRRTRLAEALLARGDLDALVVVYGESDTVSHHFWRFHDAASPRHAASPHGDAIRRVYAALDAAVGRLVAAAGPDAVVAVVSDHGSGGASDRVLHLNRRLAECGLLAFRTAGGGAARLARRLALRAIPTGLQGAILRRAPETAGRLEGMARLGQIAWPGTQAYSEELDYHPSVWINRADRDPEGVVAPADYERVRAQVVAALLDWRDAAGAPVVARVWRREEIYDGPATERAPDLLLEPAWHRGYRPSCLRSAGPGPALRRLSPAEYGAGKDAGTSGTHRREGLFALAGPGVNGRGRLAAADVVDVLPTLLPLVGLPVPGGLDGRPIRAALAVAAREEADRVPAPASTPLVFGPEETRILTERLAALGYLEPGS; from the coding sequence GTGGCGGCCCCTCTGCTCGTCATCGGCCTCGACGGGGCCGGCCTCGACCTCGTCGAGCCGTGGGCGGCGGAGGGGCGCCTGCCGGCGCTGCGGGCGCTGCTCGCCCGCGGTGCGTTCGGCCCGCTGCGCTCGACGATCCCGGCCGCGACCTTCCCGGCCTGGACGTCGCTGCTGACCGGGGTCAACCCGGGCCGCCACGGCGTGCTCGACTTCCTGGAGCGCGTCCCGGGCACGTACCGCATGCGCTTCGTGAACGGGAGCCACCGGCGCGTGCCCGCCCTGTGGAACCGGCTCTCGGCCGCCGGGCGGCGTTGCGCCGTCCTCACCGTCCCCGCGACCTATCCGCCGGAGCCGATCGACGGGATCATGGTGAGCGGCTGGGACACGCCGCTCACGACCCGCATCGACGCCTCCTTCGTGCACCCGCCGGCGTTCCACGACGAGGTGCGCCGGCTCGTCGGCACGCTCCCGTTCGCCGACTTCCAGGAAGTGCGCACCGGGGCAGGGTGGCACGCGCGCGCGCTCGCGAGCCTGCTCGACGGCGTGGATCGGCGGACGCGCCTGGCCGAGGCGCTGCTCGCCCGCGGCGACCTCGATGCGCTGGTCGTCGTCTACGGCGAGTCCGACACCGTCTCGCACCATTTCTGGCGCTTCCACGACGCCGCCTCGCCGCGCCACGCCGCGAGCCCGCACGGCGACGCGATCCGCCGCGTGTACGCGGCGCTCGACGCCGCCGTCGGCCGCCTGGTCGCCGCCGCCGGACCCGACGCGGTCGTCGCCGTCGTCTCCGACCACGGCAGCGGCGGCGCCAGCGACCGCGTCCTGCACCTCAACCGGCGCCTCGCCGAATGCGGGTTGCTGGCGTTCCGGACGGCAGGCGGCGGCGCGGCGCGCCTCGCCCGGCGACTCGCGCTGCGGGCGATACCGACCGGCCTCCAGGGCGCGATCCTGCGGCGGGCTCCGGAGACCGCCGGACGTCTCGAGGGCATGGCACGGCTCGGCCAGATCGCCTGGCCCGGGACGCAGGCGTACTCCGAGGAGCTCGACTATCATCCGAGCGTGTGGATCAACCGCGCCGACCGCGACCCCGAGGGCGTCGTCGCTCCGGCCGACTACGAGCGCGTCCGCGCGCAGGTCGTCGCCGCGCTGCTCGACTGGCGCGACGCCGCCGGCGCCCCGGTGGTCGCGCGCGTGTGGCGCCGCGAGGAGATCTACGACGGGCCGGCGACCGAGCGTGCGCCCGACCTCCTGCTCGAGCCGGCCTGGCACCGCGGCTATCGCCCGTCCTGCCTGCGCAGCGCGGGACCGGGCCCCGCGCTGCGCCGGCTGAGCCCGGCCGAATACGGCGCCGGCAAGGACGCGGGGACGAGCGGGACGCATCGCCGCGAGGGTCTCTTCGCGCTCGCCGGACCCGGTGTGAACGGGCGGGGGCGCCTCGCCGCCGCCGACGTCGTGGACGTCCTGCCGACGCTCCTGCCCCTCGTCGGGCTGCCCGTGCCGGGGGGACTCGACGGTCGGCCCATCCGCGCCGCCCTCGCCGTGGCCGCGCGTGAGGAGGCCGATCGCGTGCCGGCGCCGGCGTCGACGCCGCTCGTCTTCGGGCCCGAGGAGACACGCATCCTCACCGAGCGGCTCGCCGCGCTCGGCTATCTGGAGCCCGGCTCCTGA
- a CDS encoding peptidylprolyl isomerase, producing the protein MEVADGRVVVLEYTVHFANGRLLDSTGHCGPIAVMQGSGQLFPALEDRIVGMQAGETRELHIPAEEAYGPWREDLVREMPRDRLPPDLDLTVGDEYSLKSPDGKTLRFRLLEIGGASVRADFNPPGAGQGLKATVTVIAVRPPTPDEERRGRT; encoded by the coding sequence ATGGAGGTCGCCGACGGACGCGTCGTCGTGCTCGAGTACACGGTCCACTTCGCCAACGGACGCCTCCTCGACTCGACGGGACACTGCGGGCCCATCGCCGTGATGCAGGGCTCGGGGCAGCTCTTCCCCGCGCTCGAGGATCGCATCGTCGGCATGCAGGCGGGCGAGACGCGCGAGCTGCACATCCCGGCCGAGGAGGCATACGGGCCGTGGCGCGAGGACCTCGTGCGCGAGATGCCGCGCGACCGGCTGCCGCCGGATCTCGATCTCACCGTCGGCGACGAGTACTCGCTGAAGAGCCCGGACGGGAAGACGCTGCGCTTCCGCCTGCTCGAGATCGGCGGCGCGAGCGTGCGCGCGGACTTCAATCCGCCGGGGGCCGGGCAGGGGCTGAAGGCGACGGTGACGGTGATCGCGGTGCGCCCGCCGACGCCGGACGAGGAGCGTCGCGGCCGGACGTGA
- a CDS encoding glycosyltransferase family 4 protein has product MRVALVVAGPYPALRGSQVLVGHLALGLRERGHEVSLVTYGARRGRRPGLRPGRVVLDAILVARLWRHVRRRAIDVIHAHNYEAAIAGLIVGRLTGTPVVYHGHSAMAEELPTYVSGRRTRRLLGRLGHLLDTQVPRRADYCIAVTPELGEHLRRGGVAQRALACIEPTSVPAEVRKTVPVPRPESGRGLVCYAGNLDGYQNLAFLLETFRAIRAAEPRARLLLLTHHDARAEARRLREGDLLGPGVEIEQARSYDEVRSLLAGADVAVLPRAERSGFPMKLLNYMAAGKAIVACAGSAKGLADGVSGRVVPDGDSAAFAAVVVELLRDPAGRARLGTAARHAVEGPEAWEHVLDRIESIYRTVVAGAGPALVPVTATE; this is encoded by the coding sequence ATGCGGGTCGCGCTCGTCGTGGCGGGGCCGTACCCCGCGCTGCGCGGCTCGCAGGTGCTGGTGGGGCATCTCGCGCTCGGCCTGCGGGAGCGCGGGCACGAGGTGTCGCTGGTCACCTACGGCGCGCGGCGCGGACGCCGCCCCGGCCTGCGCCCGGGACGTGTCGTCCTCGACGCGATCCTGGTGGCGCGCCTGTGGCGTCACGTCCGCCGGCGCGCGATCGACGTGATCCACGCGCACAACTACGAGGCGGCGATCGCCGGGCTCATCGTCGGACGGCTCACGGGGACGCCGGTCGTCTACCACGGCCACAGCGCCATGGCGGAGGAGCTGCCGACGTACGTCTCCGGCCGCCGCACGCGCCGGCTCCTCGGGCGGCTCGGCCATCTCCTCGACACCCAGGTGCCGCGCCGGGCCGACTACTGTATCGCGGTGACGCCCGAGCTGGGCGAGCATCTTCGCCGCGGCGGGGTGGCGCAGCGGGCGCTCGCCTGCATCGAGCCGACCTCGGTGCCGGCCGAGGTCCGCAAGACGGTGCCCGTCCCGCGCCCGGAGTCCGGGCGCGGGCTCGTGTGCTACGCGGGCAACCTCGACGGTTACCAGAACCTCGCGTTCCTGCTGGAGACCTTCCGCGCGATCCGGGCGGCCGAGCCCCGGGCCCGCCTGCTCCTCCTGACCCACCACGACGCCCGCGCCGAAGCCCGTCGCCTGCGCGAGGGTGACCTCCTGGGGCCGGGGGTGGAGATCGAGCAGGCGAGGTCCTACGATGAGGTCCGGAGCCTCCTGGCGGGGGCGGACGTCGCCGTCCTGCCGCGCGCCGAACGCTCCGGCTTTCCCATGAAGCTGCTGAACTACATGGCGGCCGGCAAGGCCATCGTCGCCTGCGCCGGCTCCGCCAAGGGTCTCGCCGACGGCGTCTCCGGGCGTGTCGTGCCCGACGGCGACTCCGCGGCGTTCGCCGCCGTCGTCGTCGAGCTGCTGCGCGATCCCGCCGGCCGCGCCCGGCTCGGCACGGCCGCCCGGCACGCGGTCGAGGGCCCCGAGGCGTGGGAGCACGTGCTCGACCGCATCGAATCGATCTACCGCACCGTCGTGGCGGGCGCCGGGCCCGCGCTCGTACCGGTGACGGCCACGGAGTGA